Part of the Labrenzia sp. PHM005 genome is shown below.
GATATGGCGGCATCATCACAGAGTGCGAACCGTCGACCTCCAGCCGCGAAGCGGTCTTTGCCGAAGTTGAAAAGAAAACCGGTGCGGAATTCGTTCACCCCTACAACGATCACCGGGTGATCGCTGGGCAGGGCACGTGTTCCAAGGAGTTGATGGAACAGACCGACGGCCTGGATGCTGTGATTGCGCCGATAGGCGGCGGCGGCATGGTATCGGGCACCTGCCTGACGCTGTCCAACCTGGCGCCGGAAGTGAAAATCTACGCAGCGGAACCGGAACAGGCGGATGATGCAGCTCGCAGTTTCCGCGCTGGCCACATCATTGCCGATGATGCGCCAAATACGGTGGCGGATGGCTTGAAAGTTCCGCTCAAGGATCTGACCTGGCACTTCGTGTCCAATCACGTCACGGATATTCTGACTGCTTCGGAACAGGAAATCATTGATGCGATGCGTCTGATCTGGGCGCGGATGAAGATCGTCATGGAACCGTCTTCCGCAGTCCCGTTGGCCACCATTTTAAAGAACAAAGACGTTTTCGCAGGTAAGCGCGTTGGGGTGATTATCACCGGCGGCAACGTTGATTTGAACAAACTTCCCTGGACCGTTTAAGTCCCTTTCGGAGATAACTCTTATGAACGCACACACTGGATTTGAAAAACTCGAAGTCGGTTACGATGTTCCGGCCCTCCCGGGCATGGATGCTGCTGACATTCAAACACCGTGCCTGGTGCTCGATCTTGACGCGCTGGAGCGCAACATCAAAAAAATGGGCGATTACGCCAAGGCCCATGGCATGCGCCACCGGGTTCACGGCAAGATGCACAAGTCCGTTGACGTTGCCAAATTGCAGGAACGTTTGGGCGGTGCGGTTGGCGTTTGCTGCCAAAAGGTCAGTGAAGCGGAAGTCTTTGCCCGCGGCGGCATCAAGGACGTTCTGGTATCCAACCAGGTGCGCGACCCGGCCAAGATCAAACGCCTAGCCCAGCTGCCTAAGCTCGGCGCCCGTACCATTGTCTGTGTCGATGACATCGACAATGTTGCCGAATTGTCTGCTGCTGCAACTGAAGCGGGCACGACGCTGGAAATCTTCATCGAGATCGACTGCGGCGCAGGCCGCTGCGGTGTCACGAAAACGGAAGATGTTGTTGCCATCGCGAAGGCCGTTGACGCTGCCTCGAACCTGAAGTTCACCGGCATTCAGGCTTATCAGGGCGCCATGCAGCACCTCGATACATATGAAGCGCGCAAAGAAAAACTCGATATCGCAATCGCGATGGTCAAGGACGCGGTTGAAGGCTTGAAGGCCGAAGGACTGGAGCCTGAGCTGGTCTCTGGCGGCGGCACGGGGTCTTACTATTTTGAATCCAACTCTGGCGTTTATAACGAGCTGCAGTGCGGGTCCTATGCGTTCATGGATGCTGACTATGGCCGGATCCTCGATAAGGACGGCAAGCGGATCGACCAGGGAGAGTGGGAAAACGCGTTTTTCATCCTGACCCAAGTGATGAGCCACGCAAAAGCGGACAAGGCGATCTGTGATGCCGGTTTGAAAGCCCAGTCCGTCGATAGCGGTCTGCCGTTCATCTATGGCCGCGACGATGTTGAATACGTCAAATGCTCTGATGAGCATGGCGTCATCGCCGACCCGCAAGGCGTTCTGAAAGTTGGTGAGAAGCTGAAGCTGGTTCCGGGGCACTGTGATCCGACCGCCAACGTTCACGACTGGTACGTCGGCGTGCGCGGCGGCAAAGTAGAGACAGTCTGGCCGGTGTCTGCCCGCGGCAAGGCTTACTGATCCACTGTCTAAACCGTTTTCAGGCTAGGCTCGGAAGGGCTTAGCCTTTTTTTCTGGAGAACCAAATGATCATCGTTCCTGAAAAGGAAATTGCTGGGCTACTCGGCCGCGCAGAAGCCTTTGATGCGGTTGAGAGCGTCTTTGCCGCCATGTCGAGCGGGGCCGCCTATAATTTCCCGGTCATTCGCGAAGCCATCGGGCATGCCGATGCGCTCTATGGCTTTAAATCCGGTTTTGACCGCTCATCCCTGGCGCTGGGCCTGAAATCCGGCGGGTATTGGCCGGGCAATGCCGACAAGGGCCTAACCAACCACCAATCAACGGTGTTTTTGTTTGATGCGGACACCGGCAAGGCCAAAGCAGTAGTTGGCGGCAATCTGCTGACGGCTCTGCGCACGGCGGCCGCCTCTGCGGTCTCCATCAAACACCTGGCCCGCAAGGACGCCAACGTTCTGGGCATGATCGGTGCTGGTCATCAATCCGCGTTTCAGATGCGGGCCGCTGTTGAACAGCGCTCCTTTGAAAAGGTGATTGGCTGGAACCTGCATCCGGAAATGCTGTCCCGTCTTGAAGAGACCGCATCTGAGCTTGGTTTGCCGTTCGAAGCTGTGGAACTGGATCAATTGGGTGCGGATGCAGATGTGATCATTTCCATCACGTCGAGCTTTGACCCGATTCTCAAAGCTGCTCAGGTGACCCCGGGAACGCATATTGCCTGCATGGGCACCGACACCAAAGGCAAGCAGGAAGTCGAAGCGGAGCTGGTTGCCAAGGCCACCGTGTTCACCGATGAGGTTGCCCAGTCCTCCACCATCGGCGAATGCCAGCATGCTATTGCAAGCGGGCTGATATCCGAAAGCGATATCAACGAAATCGGGGCGGTCATTAACGGCACACATGCCGGGCGGACTTTGGACGATGAAATCACGCTGTTCGACGGCACCGGCGTTGGTCTTCAGGACTTGGCCGTTGCTTCAGCGGTTGTCGACCTTGCAGTCGAAAAAGGCGTCGCGATCAACGTCGATTTCTAACAGCATTCTGCCAAAGCAATATCCAAGAACCTTGCCTAGGGCCGGCGGAAACGCTGGCCCTCTTTTTTGTTTTTCACAGGCACTTTTTCAGCTTTTCGACTACCGCGCAGGAAACAGACCAATCATGGGGTTGCTGCCCCTGAAATCGATCCGGACCCTATTGATCAGGATAGTATGGTGCTGTTTGTAGGTCCCGGCTCGGAGCCGGGACGGCAATAAAGAGTTCTTCGGTCCTCAAACAAAAAAACAGCGCAACCCGCCGCTTTTATGCGTCTTTTACGCTCGTGCGCTGTTTTAATGAACTGGTGTTTGACGCTTTTGCTGTGCCGCCCCGGACTTGATCCGGGGCCGATGTCAACGATCTGTGCTAATGCGGTTCAGCTGGGGGTTTAGCCGGTTTCTCTGAAATGTTGAGTGCCCAAAAGAAAAGGGCCGCTGCAGCGGCCCCAATCGATTTCGTAGATGTCAAACCGTCGGATTATTCCGCTGGCAATGATCCCTTGCCATGGCCGGCCATGCCACCGGAGACTTCTTCCGTCGCTTCTTCGGATAGTTCATCCGGAAGGATCAGGTTCAGAATGATGGCGATCGCAGCAGCCGGCAGAAGCCCGGTCGTCAGCAGGATCCGGGCTGTATCCGGCATATGCTGCAGTGCGCCTGGATCCAGTTTAAGGCCCAGTCCGATTGTCAGGGAAATCGCGAAGATCACCATGTTACGGCGGTTCCAGTTTACATCTGAGAGCATTGACACGCCCGCGGCGACAACCATTCCGAACATGACGATGACACCGCCGCCAAGAACCTCAATCGGGACGGTGCGGATCAAGCCGCCGACCTTGGGAACAAGGCCGCAGATGATCAGGAAGATGGCCCCGCAAGTCACCACATGCCGGCTCATGACGCCGGTCATGGCGATCAAGCCGACGTTCTGGCTGAAGGAGGTGTTCGGAAACGCGCCGAACAGACCTGCTACCGTACTACCCAGACCGTCAGCGTAGGTCGCACCGGAAATCTCCTCATCCGTTGCGTCGCGGCCTGCGCCGCCTTTTGTAATCCCGGTTACGTCGCCCACGGTTTCGATCGCCGAGACAAAGCCCATGAGACAGAAGCCGATGACCGCAGCTGCAGAGATTTCAAATCCGTACTTGAACGGCTGCGGCAGGGCAAATGCGCTGGCGTTGGACCAGGACGAGGCAATGGTGTCGAAAGTCAGCATCCCGGTCATCAGGGCATAGATGTAACCGGCAATCAGGCCCAGCAGGACTGCAGAGACTGACAGCATGCCTCTGGCATAGAACTTCAGCCCAAGTGTGACGAAGATGACGACCAGCGCTGCCGACCAGTTGAGCAAAGAGCCGTATTCCGGTGTGCCAATAGCAGGGACGCCACCCGCGGAATACTGGATGCCGACTTTGACCAGCGACAGACCGATCATTGTAACGACCAATCCGGTGACAAGCGGCGGCAGGGCAAAGCGGATCTTGCCGATAAATAGACCCAATAGTGCATGGAACATGCCGCCGATGATAACCCCGCCAAAGACTGCGGCGAGCCCGTCAACGCCTTTGCCGGCGACAAGCGGAATCATGATTGGCAGGAACGCAAAGGACGTGCCCTGAACAATCGGCAGCCCAGCGCCGACCGGGCCGAGCGTGATGGTTTGAAGCAGTGTCGCCACACCGGCAAACAGCATCGACATCTGGATCAGGTAAAGAAGTTCCGGGAAGTCAGGTGAATTCGATCCGAAACCAAAACCGGCGGCGCCCGCCACAATTATTGCGGGTGTTACGTTAGATACGAACATGGCCAGGACATGTTGAATTCCAAGTGGAATCGCCTTGGTTAAGGGTGGCGTATAATTGGGATCGCGCAGCTGCTCTGGCGTTCCAATAGATGCGTTGCTCATATTCACTCCTCTGAGGGTCAAGTGACCGTCCTTGCCTCGTTTGATGGGCAATGATCGGCCTGATGTGGCGGGCTTACCTGGTTTGGCTGAGCTGCCACATGATTGAATCCCGGCGCTCCCGGAGCCGGAAATCGGGATTTATTGGGCTTGGTGCCTTAACCCCGGAACTTGCCAGAAACGGTTGTTTCTCTGCGATGGCTGGTCCGGTTTTTTTTGTTCGTGGTGATGGGGATGTTGTTTTGTCAGCGTGAAGACTGAAGGCAGCCATGCTGACGTGGCCAGTTGCTCTGTAATAGGCAGCTGGGACCTGAAGTCTCAGTCCGGAATTTGTCTCCGGGATTTCAGGCATTTTATTGATCCGTCTAACAATTGCTGTCAGCTTTTCTTATAAAGCAAAATAATCTACGTATTTTCCGGTAATTTCTGAAAGTGCTTTCGGATAACCGCAGGTGTCTTTCAAAGCACGCGGGCCGCATTATTTGCAAAACGGATTTTTCAGGAGCGCCAGATGGCTGGATACCTTACGACCCATGTTCTCGACACCGCCCAGGGCTGCCCGGGCAAGGGCATCAAAATCGACCTTTATAAGATCACTGCAGCAGAACGGGTTTTTATCCGCAGTCTGGTGACCAATGATGATGGGCGAACGGACAGTCATATCCTTCCGGCAGACGAGTTCAAGACCGGTACCTATGAACTCGAATTCCATGTTGGCGCCTATTTTGATGCTGCTGGTATTGATCTGCCGGAGCCGAAGTTTTTGGACGTAGTGCCGCTGCGTTTTGGCATGTCGGAAGAGGCGCACTATCATGTGCCGCTGTTGGTTTCGCCGTTCAGTTACTCGACCTACCGCGGCAGCTGAGCGGTACTTGGGCTCTGACCGACTGATTGGTCAGAGCCGTGTTTTTTCATCATGGGTCAACTAGCACCGGGCCCTATGTCGGCATGTTTGATGATGAAGTCGACAAAATGCCGGATCTTCGGATCCTGCAGCCTCCGATGCGGATAAAGGCATCCGAAAATGGTTGGCGGCGGCGGTGTCTCGGTCAGAATTTCGACCAAGTCTCCATTGCGCAGATGTTCAGCAACATCAAACCGGGGTTTGTTGACGATGCCGTAGCCATTGAGCGCCCAATCGGTCAGAACATCGCTGTGATCGGCATCGTATTTTCCGGATACCTGGAGTTTCTTCGGTCCGTCCGCTGTCTGCAAAACCCAAAAATATTCTGGCGAATGCGGATAACGCAGGAGCAGACAGTTGTGCTGCTCGCTCAACAGATCGTCAGGCGTCTGCGGTGTGCCGTGTTTTTTGAGGTAGTCGGGCGCAGCACAGACCACGCGCGGACAATCGGCGATTTTTCTTAGCTTGAGATTGGAATCCTCCGGTGTGCCGATGAAAAAGGCGACATCCAGGCCATCAGATAGAATGTCGACTTTGCGGTCAGAGAGCCGCATGTGGACTTCCGTCGCCGGGAACTGCTCGACGAACTTTGGCACCAGTGGCGAGATAATGCGCCGGCCGGCACCCAGCGGTGCGGTGACTCGCAGAACCCCCCGCGGCATGTCGGAGAAACTCGCAACTGCCGCCTCCGCATCGTCGATGGACTGCAGCGCTTTGAGCGCGTGTTCGTAAAAAACTTTGCCGACTTCGGTTGGAGTCAAAGAACGGGTGGTCCGGTTGAACAGCCGTGCGCCAAGATGCTTTTCCAGCTCCTTGATGCGCTTGCTGGCGACAGCAGGTGTCATTCTAAGGTCACGGCCACCAGCAGTGATGCTGCCAAGTTCCACCACACGTGTGAATACACGCAGGCTTTCCAGATAGGCCATGATCAGTCTCCGTTGCTCGGTTTCTCATTGTTATTGCACGTGTTTGGCATTTGTTCCCAATTGGGGACTAGCCGCCTTTATGCAGAGTATCGCACGGGTATTTTCAATGATCTGTTGAAAGAATTTCCGGATTCGCCTGATTTTTCGCAAGACTGCGTAGAAGTACGGTCCTTGGTGAGATGAGAGCACTTGAGGACGTGATGAACCAGCGCAATGAAATTCGGTTTCTATTGAACGGCCGTGATGTGGCGGTCCGCGATGTTGAAGCTGATGCCACACTACTCGACTTTCTGAGATTGGAACGCCGCCTGACTGGAACGAAGGAAGGCTGCGCGGAAGGCGATTGCGGGGCGTGTACGGTTCTTGTTGGGCGGCTCCTTGACGGCCAGCTGATCTATGAAACCGTCAATGCTTGTATCCGGTTTGTGGCCTCGCTCGACGGCTGTCATGTGGTGACGATCGAACATCTGAAAGGGGAAGCAGGTCAGCTTCATCCGATCCAGCAGGCAATGGTCGATTTTCACGGCAGCCAATGCGGGTTCTGTACACCAGGGTTCATCATGTCGCTTTATGCGCTCTGGATGGGAAATCCGGAGCCGACGGAAACTCAAGTTGAAACGGCGATCCAGGGGAATCTCTGCCGCTGCACAGGTTACCAGCCAATCATTGCCGCGGCGATGGCAGCCAATCAATACGGAACGCCCGCCAAAGATTTTCTGAACGCCGAGCGTGAAGCAATTTCACAGCGTTTGGCAGATCTCAATGACGGCCTGCGGGTGGTCTGTGGCCCTGAAGATAACCGGGCGATTGTCCCAGCGAGCGTTGCAGACCTAGCGGACGTTTTGACAGAGTGGCCGCAGGCGACAATTGTTGCTGGGTCAACCGATGTTGGTCTTTGGGTCACCAAATTCATGCGACCGATTGGCCCGGCAGTTTTTATTGCGCATCTGGAAGAGTTGAAGTCTGTGACCCTCTCTGACACGGCGCTCGAAATCGGAGCAGGGGTTACCTACACCGAAGTCCAAGACAGCATCCGCTCCGCTTTCCCTCATCTGGAGGCGTATTGGGACCGGATCGCCGGTCAGCAGGTCCGCAACATGGGCACGATAGGCGGCAACATCGCCAATGGTTCGCCGATCGGCGACACACCACCGGTGTTGATTGCACTCGAAGCAGAAATCACACTTCGCAAAGGCAAGACACAGCGGACGCTGCCACTGGAAGATTTCTTCATTGAATACGGCAAACAAGACCGGGCGCCGGGGGAATTTGTCGAAGCAATCACAATTCCGCGTCCGAAAGCCAATCAGCGTCACGACGCTTACAAGATTTCCAAGCGCCGGGATGAGGATATTTCTTCGGTGGCCGCCGGTTTCAATGTCACGGTTGAAAATGGAATTGTCACCGCAGCCCGTTTGGCATTTGGCGGCATGGCCGGAACGCCGAAGAGGGCGGCTGCTGCCGAAGCAGTCTTGATCGGTCAGCCGTGGAATGCGGCAACATTTGCGGCTGCGGGCAAAGCGCTTGAGGTCGATTTCCAGCCACTTTCGGATTGGCGGGCATCTGCTCAATACCGGATCACCGTTGCGCGCAATCTGCTGCAGCGTTTCTTCCTTGCCCATGACGACCAGACCGCTGAGCCGGTTGATCTGCTGTCCGCCTGATGACGAGAAATCCATGAAACACGATAAAATCACAGAAGCAGCTCAGACCGTCAGCGGCGCCGTGCATACCAACCGCCGGCACGACAGCGCGGAAAAACACGTCACCGGTCGGGCAGAATATTGCGACGACATTGGTGAGCCACAAGGCACGCTACATGCTTACCTGGGTGTCTCGACCGTCGCCCATGGTCTTATCAAGTCGATGGATTTGGCAGCTGTTCTGGCTGCGCCAGGTGTAGTTGGTGTGTTGACTGCCGAAGATATTCCCGGCGTCAACGACATCAGCCCGACCGGCTTGAAGGATGAGCCGGTTTTCCCGACGGAAAAGACCGAATTTCATGGTCAGCCGCTGTTTGCGGTTGTCGCCGAAAGCCGGAATGCGGCCCGCCGCGCTGCTGAGTTGGCCGCCGTCGAATACGACGTGCTTCCGCACGCGCTGGATCCTGTCGAAGCACAAGAAGCTGGTCATCCATTTGTCACCGCTCCGTTGAAACTGGAGCGCGGTGAAGTTGACCCGGCGTTTGAAGCGGCTGAAAACCGGATCTCTGGGCAGATGCAGATCGGTGGTCAGGATCACATGTATCTGGAGGGGCAGATTGCCTTTGCTCTGCCCGGCGAGGATGACGACGTCATCGTGCATTGTTCGACCCAGCATCCGAGTGAGGCCCAGCATATGGTGGCCCATGTGTTGGGTGTGCCGTCGAATGCTGTCACGGTCAATGTCCGGCGCATGGGCGGCGGGTTCGGCGGTAAGGAAAGCCAGATGAACCTCTTTGCCGCCGTTGCTGCGGTGGCCGCAAAGAAGTGGAATTGCCCGGTCAAAATTCGGCCCGACCGCGACCAGGATATGACCGCGACCGGCAAACGCCATGACTTCGTCGTTGATTATGACGTTGCTTTTGATGAAGCCGGTCGCATTGAGGCTGTCGACGGTGTTTTTGCTGCGCGCTGCGGCTATTCTGCCGATCTCTCAGGACCTGTGACCGATCGGGCGCTGTTTCATGCAGACAATGCCTACTATTATCCGCATGTCCGCCTGCGCAGCCGGCCGATGAAAACCAACACGGTTTCGAATACGGCGTTTCGCGGGTTCGGAGGCCCTCAGGGCGTGGTTGCCGCCGAACGCATGATCGAAGAGATTGCCTATGCGCTTGGCAAGGACCCTCTCGAAGTCCGCAAGGCGAATTTCTATGGTGATGCGTCTGACGGCCGCAACCTGACCCCCTATCATCAGGAGGTTGAGGACAACATCCTGCCGCGCCTGATTGCTGAACTGGAGGAAAGCGCGGACTATCAAGCCCGCCGCGACGCGATCATCGAATTCAACAAGACGTCTACGATCATCAAAAAGGGCATTGCACTGACGCCGGTGAAATTCGGCATCTCCTTCACTGCAACCTGGTACAATCAGGCCGGTGCACTGATCCACATCTACAACGATGGCTCCATCCACCTGAACCATGGCGGAACAGAGATGGGGCAGGGGCTGAATACCAAAATTGCCCAAGTGGTGGCCGATGCTCTTCAGGTTGATTTTGAACGCATCAAGATCACCAAAACGACGACGGAGAAGGTCCCCAACACGTCGGCGACAGCAGCGTCTTCCGGAACGGACCTGAATGGCATGGCGGCACTGGATGCCGCAGAGCAACTGAAAACCCGTCTGGTGGCCTTTGCTGCTGAAGCTTGGGGTGTTGAACCGGAAACTATCATCTTCCGCAACAACGCCGTCCAAGTCGGCCAAGAGATCGTGTCCTTCGACGACCTTGTGCGCAAGGCCTATATGGCGCGGGTCCATCTGTCTGCTGCCGGCTTCTACAAGACCCCAAAGATTCACTGGGACCGGGCAGCTGGTAAAGGGCGTCCGTTCTATTACTACGCCTATGGTGCCTCCTGCTCGGAAGTCTCCATCGACACACTCACTGGTGAGTACCGGGTTGAGCGGACCGATATCCTGCATGATGTCGGTAGGTCGCTGAACCCGATCCTCGACAAGGGCCAGATTGAAGGCGCGTTCATCCAGGGCATGGGCTGGCTGACCACTGAGGAACTGTGGTGGGACAAAGCCGGACGTCTGCGGACCCACGCGCCGTCGACCTACAAGATTCCGCTCGCCTCAGACCGGCCGCGCACATTCAACGTCAACCTGGCCGATTGGTCGGAAAACCGTGAACTGACCATCAAGAGGTCGAAAGCCGTTGGCGAACCGCCGTTCATGCTCGGCGTGTCCGTTCTGGAAGCCCTGTCGATGGCGGTTGCCAGCGTTGCCGATTACCGGGAATGTCCGCGTCTGGACGCACCTGCAACGCCAGAGCGAGTGCTGCTCGCCGTTGAACGGCTAAAGTCGAAAGGATAGCATCATGACTGCGCTTTCTGCCCAGGCGGCCGCGTTTTTTGATGCAGAAAGCGCGATCATCCGCGTCGAATTGACAGCCGTTCGCGGTTCTTCTCCGCGCGAAGCGGGGACCGAGATGTTCGTCGCCCCAACCGTGCTTTGGGGCACAATCGGTGGTGGGCGGCTGGAGCAGATCGCCATCGAACGCGGCCGTGGCATGCTTGAAGACAACAAGCTCACGGAAACAATGGATGTGCCACTGGGCCCGGAAATCGGCCAATGCTGCGGCGGTCATGTAAGTCTGCGCTTGACCCGCATGCACACTCAAGACCGCCGGGAAGCCTTGCAGCGGATCCGGGCAGAAGAAAACGATCAGCAACATGTCTACATCATGGGTGCCGGGCATGTCGGACGGGCTCTTGCCAATGTGCTGCAGCATGCACCTGTGAAATGTGTTCTGGTCGATATGCGCCAGGAAGAATTGCAGAAGTGCGATGCTGCGGTCGAGAAGCGGCTGCGGGCGCTTCCAGAAGTGGATGTGTTCAACGCACCGCCGAACAGCGCATTTATCGTGCTAACACATGACCATGGGCTCGACTTTTTGCTGACGTCGGCAGCCCTTGAACTTGGTCATGCCGCTTATGTCGGCATGATCGGATCCGACACCAAACGCGCCAAGTTGCGTTCCTGGTGCTGGACCCATTGTAACGGTCTGACCATTGACCAGCTGACCTGTCCCATCGGGGCAACTGCCAGCCGGGACAAAAGGCCGGAAATCATCGCTTCATTTGTCGCTGCTGAGGTGTTGACCGCTCTGACCGCGGATCAGCAGGTCTCACGCAGCAGGGAGGAAGCTGCGCTGCTGGAAGCCGCGCAGTAAATCACAAGGCTCACTGCGCCTGAGGAGAGGCGAAGTGTGTCTTTTTGACGGAAAGGAGACCCGGTATGCGGGTTGGGAGCTTCGACTATAAATTGTTCTCAAGAGGCGATTTCAGCGCCTTTTGGGCGCTGTTCACCGACAACCTTGTCAATCTGATGGTGCTTGGTGGCATCTGTCAGTTTGTCTTCCAGATGCCGGCCGAGATCGTCTACGGACGCATCGTTCCGGGGGCAGCAGTAGCCATCCTGGCCGGTGTCGCGGTCTATGTGCTGCTGGCTCGGCGTGCCGCTGCCGAGCATGGCCGTGACGTTACTGCGCTGCCGTACGGTATCTCCACACCGGTGATGTTCGTCTATCTCTTCGGCGTGATTGGGCCGATCTATTGGTCGACAAACGATCCGGTTCTTGCGTGGCAGGTGGGCATCGGTGCCGGTTTCCTTGGCGGTATTGTTGCAGCTCTTGGCGCCATCATTGGGCCATGGCTGAAGAAGGTCACACCACGTGCTGGCATGCTCGGCACCTTGTGCGGCATTGCGCTTGTCTTCATCGGCACGGTTCCGCTGGCGACGGTTTTTGAAAATCCGTTCATCGGTTTTGCCTCGATGATCATCA
Proteins encoded:
- the bhcB gene encoding beta-hydroxyaspartate dehydratase BhcB — its product is MKTDALNTYIPTLEDMLVAHERIKPHVHRTPVLTSSFLNDLTGVELFFKCENFQKAGAFKVRGASNAVFGLDEDTAKAGVATHSSGNHALSLSYAAGRRGIPCHVVMPRTAPQAKKDAVRGYGGIITECEPSTSSREAVFAEVEKKTGAEFVHPYNDHRVIAGQGTCSKELMEQTDGLDAVIAPIGGGGMVSGTCLTLSNLAPEVKIYAAEPEQADDAARSFRAGHIIADDAPNTVADGLKVPLKDLTWHFVSNHVTDILTASEQEIIDAMRLIWARMKIVMEPSSAVPLATILKNKDVFAGKRVGVIITGGNVDLNKLPWTV
- the bhcC gene encoding 3-hydroxy-D-aspartate aldolase BhcC, with translation MNAHTGFEKLEVGYDVPALPGMDAADIQTPCLVLDLDALERNIKKMGDYAKAHGMRHRVHGKMHKSVDVAKLQERLGGAVGVCCQKVSEAEVFARGGIKDVLVSNQVRDPAKIKRLAQLPKLGARTIVCVDDIDNVAELSAAATEAGTTLEIFIEIDCGAGRCGVTKTEDVVAIAKAVDAASNLKFTGIQAYQGAMQHLDTYEARKEKLDIAIAMVKDAVEGLKAEGLEPELVSGGGTGSYYFESNSGVYNELQCGSYAFMDADYGRILDKDGKRIDQGEWENAFFILTQVMSHAKADKAICDAGLKAQSVDSGLPFIYGRDDVEYVKCSDEHGVIADPQGVLKVGEKLKLVPGHCDPTANVHDWYVGVRGGKVETVWPVSARGKAY
- the bhcD gene encoding iminosuccinate reductase BhcD, yielding MIIVPEKEIAGLLGRAEAFDAVESVFAAMSSGAAYNFPVIREAIGHADALYGFKSGFDRSSLALGLKSGGYWPGNADKGLTNHQSTVFLFDADTGKAKAVVGGNLLTALRTAAASAVSIKHLARKDANVLGMIGAGHQSAFQMRAAVEQRSFEKVIGWNLHPEMLSRLEETASELGLPFEAVELDQLGADADVIISITSSFDPILKAAQVTPGTHIACMGTDTKGKQEVEAELVAKATVFTDEVAQSSTIGECQHAIASGLISESDINEIGAVINGTHAGRTLDDEITLFDGTGVGLQDLAVASAVVDLAVEKGVAINVDF
- a CDS encoding uracil-xanthine permease family protein, with the translated sequence MSNASIGTPEQLRDPNYTPPLTKAIPLGIQHVLAMFVSNVTPAIIVAGAAGFGFGSNSPDFPELLYLIQMSMLFAGVATLLQTITLGPVGAGLPIVQGTSFAFLPIMIPLVAGKGVDGLAAVFGGVIIGGMFHALLGLFIGKIRFALPPLVTGLVVTMIGLSLVKVGIQYSAGGVPAIGTPEYGSLLNWSAALVVIFVTLGLKFYARGMLSVSAVLLGLIAGYIYALMTGMLTFDTIASSWSNASAFALPQPFKYGFEISAAAVIGFCLMGFVSAIETVGDVTGITKGGAGRDATDEEISGATYADGLGSTVAGLFGAFPNTSFSQNVGLIAMTGVMSRHVVTCGAIFLIICGLVPKVGGLIRTVPIEVLGGGVIVMFGMVVAAGVSMLSDVNWNRRNMVIFAISLTIGLGLKLDPGALQHMPDTARILLTTGLLPAAAIAIILNLILPDELSEEATEEVSGGMAGHGKGSLPAE
- the uraH gene encoding hydroxyisourate hydrolase, coding for MAGYLTTHVLDTAQGCPGKGIKIDLYKITAAERVFIRSLVTNDDGRTDSHILPADEFKTGTYELEFHVGAYFDAAGIDLPEPKFLDVVPLRFGMSEEAHYHVPLLVSPFSYSTYRGS
- a CDS encoding LysR family transcriptional regulator, encoding MAYLESLRVFTRVVELGSITAGGRDLRMTPAVASKRIKELEKHLGARLFNRTTRSLTPTEVGKVFYEHALKALQSIDDAEAAVASFSDMPRGVLRVTAPLGAGRRIISPLVPKFVEQFPATEVHMRLSDRKVDILSDGLDVAFFIGTPEDSNLKLRKIADCPRVVCAAPDYLKKHGTPQTPDDLLSEQHNCLLLRYPHSPEYFWVLQTADGPKKLQVSGKYDADHSDVLTDWALNGYGIVNKPRFDVAEHLRNGDLVEILTETPPPPTIFGCLYPHRRLQDPKIRHFVDFIIKHADIGPGAS
- the xdhA gene encoding xanthine dehydrogenase small subunit — its product is MNQRNEIRFLLNGRDVAVRDVEADATLLDFLRLERRLTGTKEGCAEGDCGACTVLVGRLLDGQLIYETVNACIRFVASLDGCHVVTIEHLKGEAGQLHPIQQAMVDFHGSQCGFCTPGFIMSLYALWMGNPEPTETQVETAIQGNLCRCTGYQPIIAAAMAANQYGTPAKDFLNAEREAISQRLADLNDGLRVVCGPEDNRAIVPASVADLADVLTEWPQATIVAGSTDVGLWVTKFMRPIGPAVFIAHLEELKSVTLSDTALEIGAGVTYTEVQDSIRSAFPHLEAYWDRIAGQQVRNMGTIGGNIANGSPIGDTPPVLIALEAEITLRKGKTQRTLPLEDFFIEYGKQDRAPGEFVEAITIPRPKANQRHDAYKISKRRDEDISSVAAGFNVTVENGIVTAARLAFGGMAGTPKRAAAAEAVLIGQPWNAATFAAAGKALEVDFQPLSDWRASAQYRITVARNLLQRFFLAHDDQTAEPVDLLSA
- the xdhB gene encoding xanthine dehydrogenase molybdopterin binding subunit yields the protein MKHDKITEAAQTVSGAVHTNRRHDSAEKHVTGRAEYCDDIGEPQGTLHAYLGVSTVAHGLIKSMDLAAVLAAPGVVGVLTAEDIPGVNDISPTGLKDEPVFPTEKTEFHGQPLFAVVAESRNAARRAAELAAVEYDVLPHALDPVEAQEAGHPFVTAPLKLERGEVDPAFEAAENRISGQMQIGGQDHMYLEGQIAFALPGEDDDVIVHCSTQHPSEAQHMVAHVLGVPSNAVTVNVRRMGGGFGGKESQMNLFAAVAAVAAKKWNCPVKIRPDRDQDMTATGKRHDFVVDYDVAFDEAGRIEAVDGVFAARCGYSADLSGPVTDRALFHADNAYYYPHVRLRSRPMKTNTVSNTAFRGFGGPQGVVAAERMIEEIAYALGKDPLEVRKANFYGDASDGRNLTPYHQEVEDNILPRLIAELEESADYQARRDAIIEFNKTSTIIKKGIALTPVKFGISFTATWYNQAGALIHIYNDGSIHLNHGGTEMGQGLNTKIAQVVADALQVDFERIKITKTTTEKVPNTSATAASSGTDLNGMAALDAAEQLKTRLVAFAAEAWGVEPETIIFRNNAVQVGQEIVSFDDLVRKAYMARVHLSAAGFYKTPKIHWDRAAGKGRPFYYYAYGASCSEVSIDTLTGEYRVERTDILHDVGRSLNPILDKGQIEGAFIQGMGWLTTEELWWDKAGRLRTHAPSTYKIPLASDRPRTFNVNLADWSENRELTIKRSKAVGEPPFMLGVSVLEALSMAVASVADYRECPRLDAPATPERVLLAVERLKSKG